TTCTGCGCTTCTAACCAAGCCTGCTGGCGATGTTTTCGAGGTATTTTCAAAGTATTACAAAGATCCCGTGACGCAGCGTTTTATTTTGAACGTGCTAGGTACGGTGAAGTTTGATACTAAGCAAAACCGGCATACGTTTATGTTCGGCTGGGGTCATATGCTTAGGAATGATACATATTTTTCACTTACACCGCTGCTGTTTGAGGATTTGGATGTGCGCTGGATAGAACTTTTGGCAGCTGATCCGGAGAAGAAAAAGCTAAGCGGTCTTATTAAAACGAGTTATTATGTTGGAAAAGTAACTGGAGAATTTGATGATGTGCTGGGTGATCTACTTCCGCTAAATAATGAAATTTGCTGCCAAAAGGTTCAATCATATTTTCTGAAAAGAGCGATTCTGGATGATGGAATTGGCGCGACATATGTTGGTATTTTGTATCGGATAGGTTATGAGGACGTTGAATCGATTCTTATGAAAAAATGGTCCCAAAAGGAAAATGCAACCTCTATTTGGAATGTATCCAGTGATTTGCAGTCATTTACCCATTGGCCAGCCCAGAAGAGAGCAGTCCTTTTTAAACAGGTTGGACAATTGGTTCAGGAGAAGAAATTAAAAATAAGCTATTGGAAGCCGGACACCGCCGAGGAGCTGAAGAATAAGCTGCTCAAGTAGCAATAGAAGGAGCGGATTAGCTGCTCTCGCCGCGTAGCCGGGTCAGCCAGAAACTTGCTCTGTTGTTAGTTGGCTAATGTCCTTCAGCCTTCATTGAAAATAGGCTTCCTCCGTTCTTCAGAAAGGGGAAGTCTGTTTTTTTACTATAATTTCAAATGTAAGATTGGATAGGGACGACCTAAATTAATTTCATAGTCATTATTTGTAAGATTCATGTAAGAATGTAGAAAGATGGGTGAAAGTTTTTGCGTGTATGCTGTAATGGAATGCCGGACCCAAACAATATGGAAGGTAACATCATCTTAGTCGATTGTATCGGCAGCATTACAGAGAGGAGAGATTTAGAATTATGCATGCACACAAACGCTCTTCGTTTTCTTTGGTACTGAGCATTACGCTGGTAGGAGCACTGTTCATCCATTCAAACCATTCATTTGCTGCTATTGAATCCAAACAACCAGATGAATCACGATCTGTCGTCATTCGGGATATTACAATTGTAAATGTGAAGACGGGGGAATTAGAGCCGAATCAGACCGTTGTTACTAGCGGGAATCAGATTGTAGAGATTGACGACTCAAATAATATCGAGATTCCAGATGGTGCTACAGTGATTCCTGCAACAGGCAAATATCTCATTCCTGGGTTATGGGATATGCATGTACACCTTATGGACGACTTTAAGTATGCATTCCCGCTTCTATTGGCAAACGGAGTAACGGGTGTGAGAGATATGGCAACTGAGCTTAAAAATATTGCGGATTGGAAAAAGGAAGTAGAAGACAATAAACCGGCTCCACGGATTACTTATTCTGGTTCCACACTTATACAGCCTCAACCAGACGCTCTTCCGCATCTTTATCCGGTCACTTCCGAGAAATCAGCGCGTGATGCGGTTCGCTTGATGAAAAAGCATGGGGCAGAATCGATTAAAGTATACTCCTTCCTTCCTCGACATCTCTACAAGTACATCATAGACGAAGCTCGCAAGTTAAATATGAAAGTTGGGGGACATTTGCCAATTCCAGTTAGAGCGGAGGAGGCGTCCCGTATGGGCAAACGATCCTTTGAGCATCTGGATGGACTGTTCATCGCGACTTCACATGAAGAAGATAAGCTCCTGAAGTTAGCGAATAAAAATCCGGATGAGCATTTGAACTTTGAATTGGAAGCCTTCAAGACATATGACGCTCAAAAAGCAAACAAACTGTTTAAGCTGTTTAAAAAATATGGAACGTATCAGGTTCCTACCTTGATTACCTATTTACAAGTTGTAAGTCCGCTTGACAAAGAGTTGGCACCCTATGTCCCCGAACATTATTGGGCAGACTGGGAAAAGGCTAAGAAGGAAATGAGTGTGTATAAAGAACTCATTCAAAAATCTCTCCAAAATCACGAGAATAGCAAGAAAATGATCAAGCGGATGAATGAAGCGGGTGTTCCGATTATGACAGGGACTGACGCTACTTTCGGCATTCCTAACCATGTATATGGCAAGAGCGTGCATGAGGAGCTTAGATTGCTAGTAGCGTCAGGGTTGACGCCGCTGGAAGCTCTCCAAGCGGCAACCCTGACACCTGCCAAGTTCATGGACAGAGAACAGGAACTCGGAACGATCGAAGAAGACAAACTTGCTGATATGGTTATTTTGCATGATAATCCGTTGGATCAAATCGAAAATACCGAACGTATTTACGGGGTAGTAATGAATGGTACTTACTATGGCAAGGGAGAACTGGATGAAGCCGTGAAGACGGTAATTAACAAGTAATTTTTTCTCTATAATGACTAAGTGTTATCAGTGGCCATATCGAATTATAGCTGTGGTAGCGGATATAAAATTGTCCTGGCAGGCCGGCGCCTGTCGGGTACTTGGCATATTGATCCTTCTTATGAAGGAGTGCAATCAAGCATTCGATCCCTCGGTTAATCGTATCAGTAGGTGCTGGGGAACTTGCGATGAGCGCGTCTAATGCCCAAGCCGTCTGGGATGGCGTGGAGGCATGTAAATGAACGTATCTCTTCACCTTGTCGCTTGAGCAGGATTCCCCCCAGCCACCATCTGAGTTTTGAATAGTCATTAACCATTTCGTCGCTTTTACAA
Above is a window of Paenibacillus uliginis N3/975 DNA encoding:
- a CDS encoding amidohydrolase family protein — its product is MHAHKRSSFSLVLSITLVGALFIHSNHSFAAIESKQPDESRSVVIRDITIVNVKTGELEPNQTVVTSGNQIVEIDDSNNIEIPDGATVIPATGKYLIPGLWDMHVHLMDDFKYAFPLLLANGVTGVRDMATELKNIADWKKEVEDNKPAPRITYSGSTLIQPQPDALPHLYPVTSEKSARDAVRLMKKHGAESIKVYSFLPRHLYKYIIDEARKLNMKVGGHLPIPVRAEEASRMGKRSFEHLDGLFIATSHEEDKLLKLANKNPDEHLNFELEAFKTYDAQKANKLFKLFKKYGTYQVPTLITYLQVVSPLDKELAPYVPEHYWADWEKAKKEMSVYKELIQKSLQNHENSKKMIKRMNEAGVPIMTGTDATFGIPNHVYGKSVHEELRLLVASGLTPLEALQAATLTPAKFMDREQELGTIEEDKLADMVILHDNPLDQIENTERIYGVVMNGTYYGKGELDEAVKTVINK